The region CCGGTCGGCTACTGCGCCGCCGCGCTGGTGGTTGGAGATGGCCGTAACCAGATCTCCCTTACGCATGCGGGAACCCCCGGTGATGCCGAGCTGGCCGGCAAGCGCCTGGAGCTGCGCGAGCTTAAGGCCTGCAAGGCCGGCGCTCTTTGATGCGTTCTCGCCGGTTGAACCGGCGGATGCTGAATCCACGCCTGCAGTCAGGCTAGTGGTATCTGTCACGAAGGATCCTTCCCCCTCGTCGGGCGGTCCGGCGCAATGCCGGCCGCGGTGATTGGCCCTGGTCCCAAAATCAGACATTGGGTCAGGGTTCGCCTACTACCGGCCCGATGGCCGGAGAAAGGCGAATCTGCTGGGTGCCTTATGTAAAGAAGAATCCACGCAGAGTCTGGTCAGCTTCGCTGCCGAACACGCGGCATTCAAGCGGGACACGCCGCTTCTTGGCGGTTCCTTTGAAGGCTGCACCGGAGACTGTGCCTCCGCGGGTGGGCATTTGAATCAACGGAAATCACCGCAGGACGGGTGCAATCACACCTGACGGCGGCAAAGTGTTTTCAACTAAAGCCCGGGGCGGCCCGAAATGGACGGCTACCTGCGGGAGCACAGGACGGAAAAATTACCGCTGGTGCCCTTCCACTCTAGCACCATCTCGCTCGACACCAAGCCGCAGAACACGCCAATTTTCGCCGTATTCCGCTGCCTGCAAATGTTTGGTCATTGCCTGCTCCGCTTCCAAGGCGGCCTCCTCGCCGTCGGCAAGGCACATCACCGTGGGACCGGCACCGGAAATCACGGCGGCGAATCCCGCTGAGCGCAGTGACTGCAGCAGCCGGGCACTGGGCAGCATCGCGGGTGCCCGGAACTCCTGGTGCAGCGCGTCCTGCGTTCCCTCGAGCAGCAGCGACGGATCCACGGTCAGGGCGTGGATCAACAGCGCGGCACGGCCCGCGTTGGCCGCTGCGGTCCGGTGGGCCACGGTCGCCGGCAGCAGGCCGCGGGCACTCTCGGTGGAGAGTTCCACGGCCGGTACGGCGACTACGGGAACCACATCGGGATGGACCGAGGCCCGAACGGAGCGGAAAACGCCGTCGTCCTCCCAGGAAATCGCGAGGTCGCCGACGAGTGCGGGAGCAACATTGTCCGGGTGGCCCTCCAGTGCCGAGCAACTGTGCAGCAGGCCTGCGGCATCGAGCCGCGATTCGGCCGGCAGCAGGGAATTCGCGGCCAGGACGCCGGACACAATAGCCGACGCCGAAGAGCCCAGTCCGCGGCCGTGCGGAATAGCGTTCTCTGCGCTCAGGTGAAGCCCCCGGGCGCTGTATCCGGCGGCAGCCAGGGTGGACAGCAGGGCGCGGACCACCAGGTGGGAGGAGTCCAGGGGAACGTTTCCGGCACCCTCCCCCGCAACCTCGACGAAAACGCCTTCCTCCGCGGAGGTGCGCACCCGCACCGTGTCATACAGCGTGAGCGCCAGCCCCAGGGAGTCGA is a window of Arthrobacter sp. zg-Y1171 DNA encoding:
- the thrB gene encoding homoserine kinase translates to MQVDLPGGPRSGSRSVSRTGSRTLAPGQDVTVTVPATSANLGPGFDSLGLALTLYDTVRVRTSAEEGVFVEVAGEGAGNVPLDSSHLVVRALLSTLAAAGYSARGLHLSAENAIPHGRGLGSSASAIVSGVLAANSLLPAESRLDAAGLLHSCSALEGHPDNVAPALVGDLAISWEDDGVFRSVRASVHPDVVPVVAVPAVELSTESARGLLPATVAHRTAAANAGRAALLIHALTVDPSLLLEGTQDALHQEFRAPAMLPSARLLQSLRSAGFAAVISGAGPTVMCLADGEEAALEAEQAMTKHLQAAEYGENWRVLRLGVERDGARVEGHQR